GGGGCGGTCTTCCTGGCCGTCGTGACCGCCGTGGTGACCGCGGCCGCCCCGGCGCACCCCACCGCGCACGCCGTCCTCGACAGCTACCGGCCGGGCTTCATGGTCGTCACGGGCGTCGCGGTGGCCGGTCTGCTGATCACCCTCACCGGCCTGCGGGACCGGCGCCCCCGCCCGTCCGTCGTGGTCGCCCGGTCCACCGTGGAGGCGTCGGCGTCGGCGTCGACCGAGGCGGAGGCGGAGGCGGAGCGCGTGGCCGTTCGCGACTAGCTCCGCCGGCTTCCCGCCACCCCGGCCGGGGTCCTCCCGGCCGGGGTCCTCCGGGTCAGCCCAGCCAGCCCGGCCGCACCAGCCCGGACTCGTAGGCGAGGACGACGAGTTGGGCGCGGTCCCGGGCGCCCAGCTTGACCATGGTGCGGCTCACGTGGGTCTTGGCGGTGAGGGGGCTGACCACCAGGCGGCGGGCGATCTCCTCGTTGGACAGCCCGATGCCGACCAGGGCCATCACCTCGCGCTCGCGCTCGGTGAGCAGCGCGAGCGCGTCGGCGGCGGCCGGTTCCTTGGAACGGGCCGCGAACTCGGCGATGAGACGGCGGGTGACGCCCGGGGACAGCAGCGCGTCGCCCGCGACCACCGCCCGTACGGCACGCAGGAGTTCGTCGGGCTCGGTGTCCTTCACCAGGAACCCCGAGGCGCCCGCGCGGATCGCCTCGAAGACGTACTCGTCGAGTTCGAAGGTGGTCAGCATGACCACCCTCACGTCGCCCAGCCCGGCATCCCCGGTGATGCGCCGGGTCGCGGCCAGGCCGTCGAGGCGCGGCATGCGGATGTCCATCAGGACGACGTCGGGCCGCTGTTCGCGCACCAGGCGCACGGCCTCCTCGCCGTCCGCCGCCTCCCCCGCCACCTCGATGTCCGGCTGCGCGTCGAGCAGCGCCCCGAACCCGGCCCGCACGAGCGACTGGTCGTCGGCGAGCAGTACCCGGATCACTGGTCCTCCCCGGGGTGCGCGGGCAGTACGGCGAGCACCCGGAAGCCGCCGTCGGGGCGCGGGCCCGCCTCGATGGTGCCACCCAGCGCGGCCGCCCGCTCCCGCATGCCGGCCAGCCCGTTGCCGCTGCCGCCCGCGGCGGTGCCGGTCGCGGGTCCGTCGTCGTCGACCCGTAGCCGCAGCAGGGCGCCGTCGTCTGCGAACCGCACGCGCGCGTGCCGTGATCCCGAGTGCCGGACGACGTTGGTCAGGGCCTCCTGCACGATACGGAAGGCCGCCAGGTCGGCACCGGGCGACAGGTGCGGGGGTTCGCCCCGGACGTCGACGATGAGGCCGGCGGCAGCTGCCTGTTCGACCAGTTCCGGCAGCCGGTCGAGGCCGGGGGCGGGGGCGCGCGGCGCGGCACCGGGGGCGCGCAGGGTGTCGAGGACCTGGCGCACCTCGCCGAGCGCCTCCTTGCTGGCGGCCTTGATGGTGGTGAGCGCCGTGCGCGCCTGCTCGGGGTCGCTGTCGAGCAGGGCGAGACCCGCGCCCGCCTGGACGTTGATGACGGAGATGCTGTGCGCGAGTACGTCGTGCAGCTCGCGGGCGATCCGCAGCCGTTCCTCGTCCGCGCGGCGCCGGGCGGCCTCGGCCCGGTCGGCGCGCTCCCGGGCCCACTGCTCGCGGCGCACCCGGGCCAGTTCGCAGACCGCCACGACGGCCAGCACCCAGGTGGTGACCACGATCTCCTGGCCCACGGTCGCGGCCTTGTCGCCCGGCGGTGGCAGCACACGGTAGAGCCGGAGTGCCACGAGCGCGTGCCCCGCCCAGAGCAGGCCGAGCGCCGTCCAGGCGGCCCGCCGGTGGCCCGCGACGACCGCGCGGAAGCAGGCGACCACGACGGGCAGCAGGACCGGACCGTAGGGATAGCCGGCGGCCAGGTAGACCAGCGCGAGCGTCGCCGTGCCGAAGACGACGGCCACCGGGTGACGGTGGCGCCACAGCAGCAGGACCGCGCCGGCGAGCAGCAGCACGCGCGCGTACACGTCGAGCGGCTCGCGGTGCGGCTGCGCGTGCGCGGCGAAGGTGGCGCCGGCGAGCACGAACACGGTGATCAGCGCGGTGGACCGCCAGGGCGTGCGGGCCGTGGCCGGCTCCGGGTCGTCGGGGCGCGGCCACCACGGCGGCCCGTGCCGCCACCGGTCCGTGGTGCCGCGCTGCTCTTCCATGCCCGCCACGCTAGCCGCCGCCGACGCGCGCGGACGTCAGCCGGGCGAGGTGATCACGGGTACTCCCCGGGGAGTACGGCCGCCCGCCCGCGCGGGTCGGCACCTGTCCCCGTCCACACCGTCGGCCCGGGGCGTCCCTGGCGGTCAGCCCCTGCCCTTCAGCCCCTCGGCCTCGGCGGTGAACAGCACCTCGGGGTCGAAGCCCATGCCGGTGAAGTGACCGGCGAGTTCGAGGGAGAGGACGCCGTGCAGGCGGGTCCAGTAGGCCAGGGCGCGGCGCAGGACGTGCGGCGGGGCCGGGTGGTCGCCCGCCCAGTGGCGGTGGTCCGCGAGATGGGCCTCCAGCGCTTCCGCCTGCGCGGGCGCGCCCTCCTTGGTCGTGTCCGCCGCGTCCGTTCCCACGTCACCCGCCGCCCCCACCGGGTCCTCGGCCGCGCACACGTCGAGGAGGGTCGCCATGATCTCGCGGGCGGTCGCGGTGGTGTCGTCGGGGGCCCGGTAGCCGGGGACCGGGGTGCCGTAGACGAGGAAGTAGCGCTGGGGGTCCTCCAGGGCCCAGCGGCGCATGGCCCGGGCGAGGCCGGACAGCCCCGAGCCCGCGTCGGCCGCGGCGGCGAAGGTGTCGGCCAGGCTGCGGTAGGCGTCCCTGACCAGCTCGGTGATCAGGTCGTCCCGTCCGCCGAAGTACCGGTACAGGGCGGGACCGCTCATCCCCAGTTCCTTGGCGATGGCGTTCAGGGACAGCCCCGACGCCCCGGCCGTGGCGATCTGCTCCCAGGCCCGCGCCTTGATCTCGGCCCGCACCTGGCTGCGGTACCGCTCCCGGGGACTTGCCGCGCCTGCCGCCATGGCTCTCACGCTCCTGGTCTTCGGGGTCGCCTGGGGTTTCAACCTATCACTGGCGAGAGAGCCCATAACGAACGCCAGCCTGACACCTTGACACATTCGGAAAGGAGGGTCATTTTAGTTATAGCTTCTAACGCAAGCGACCGGCTCTTACTCACAACTCTCACCCCGACCTGGAGGTCGTGATGGACGGCAAGGAACTGCTGGAGGTCGTACTGCCGGGCACGGTCGAGCCGGAGGGCCTGGAACTGCGCCACCGGGCCGTTCCCACGCCGGGCCCCGGGCAGATCGTGGTCCGCGTCGAGGCCACCGGCGTGTCCTTCGCCGAGCAGCAGATGCGCCGCGGCCGGTACTACGACCAGCCGCCGTTCCCCTTCGTGCCCGGCTACGACCTGGTCGGCACGGTGCTCACGGCGGGCACCGGCGTCGCGCCCGGCCTCGTGGGCCGGCGGATCGCGGCCCTGGTCAAGGTCGGCGGCTGGGCCAGCCACGTGCTGCTCGACGCGGCCGACGCGGTCCCGGTGCCGGACGGCACCGACGCGGCGGAGGCGGAGACGCTGGTCGTCAACGGGATCACCGCCTGGCAGATGCTGCACCGCAAGGCCCGGGTACGCGACGGCGGGACGATCCTCGTCCACGGCGCGAACGGCGGGGTCGGTACGGTGCTGGTGCAGCTCGCCCGCGCGGCCGGCCTGAAGGTGATCGGCACGGCGTCCACGCGCCACCACGAGACGCTGCGCGCCATGGGCGTGCTCCCCGTCGACTACAGGCAGGACGTCCCGGCCCTGGTCCGGGAGCTGGCACCGGGTGGAGTGGACGCGGTCTTCGACCACCTCGGCGGGCGCAGCGTGACCGACTCGTGGCGGCTGCTCGCGCCCGGCGGGACCCTCGTCGCCTACGGCACCGCCCTCACCCGGGACGACACGGGCTCCAAGCAGTGGCCGGTACTGAAGATCCTCGGCCGGGTGTGGTGGTGGAACGCGCTGCCCAACGGCCGCCACGCGTACTTCTTCAACGTGTGGGCGGGGCGCGCGCTGAGCAAGGACCGCTTCCGTTCCCGGCTGCGCGCCGACCTGACCGAGGTGTTCCAGGCGCTGGGGCGCGGCGAGGTGACCGCGCGGATCGCGGCCCGGCTGCCGCTCACCGAGGTGGCGGAGGCGATGCGGCTGGCCGAGTCGGGCACGGTGGCCGGGAAGGTCGTCCTGGTCCCGGAGGCGTAGACGAGGCCGGCCGGCGGGCCCGGACGCCGGGCCTCAGGGCCTGGCCAGGCCCACGCTGCCGGCGAGCCGGACGGCCGCGTGCCGGAAGAAGGTCTCCCGGTCCTCGACCACCCGGTGGAACTGCCCGAACAGCTCGAATCCGACCAGCCCGAACAGCTCGGCCCAGGCCGCCACCAGGGCCACCGCCGCCTCCGGCGGCAGGTCGGGGGCCAGGTCGGCCGCCATGCGCTCACCCTCGGGGCGCAGTTCGGCGGGCAGCGGCAGGGCGGCGAGTCCCGGCCCCTGGTGGGCGTCGCGGACGATGCCGATGAGGAGCAGACCGACCCGGGCGGCGGCCGGCACGGTGGCCTGGGGGGCGGCGTACCCGGGCACCGGGGAGCCGTAGATCAGGGCGTACTCGTGCGGATGGCCGAGCCCCCAGCAGCGCACCGCCTCGCAGACGGCCGTCCAGCGCCGCACGGGGTCGGCCCCCTGCCCCGCCTTCGCGTGGGCCGCCTCCGCCGCCTCGCCGAGGGAGTCGTAGGCGTCGATGATCAGCGCGGTCAGCAGGTCGTCGCGGCTCGGGAAGTAGCGGTAGACCGCCGAGGAGACCATGCCCAGCTCACGGGCGACGGCCCGCAGCGAGAGCTTGGCGGCACCCTCCGCGGCGAGTTGGCGGCGCGCCGCGTCCTTGATGGCCGCCGTGACTTCGGTCCTGGCTCGCGCGCGGGCGCCCTGTGCGGTGCTCATGGCAGCAGTGTGCCACGCACGCAGAGCAGTGCACACAAATCGGAGCGCCGAACCAAAAAGAGAGCAGTGCTCTTGCCCTGGAGTGCCCACCTGCCCCACACTGAGGTCGAGCGAGAGCACCGCTCTCCCGAACTGTGGGGGTCACCATGTCGTCGTCCGCGCCGTTCTACGTCGAGAGCAGCCCGCTGACCGTCCGGATGAACGGCATGGTCGGCTGGCTCGCCCGGCACGGGCTCAGCCTCGCGGGGAACGCCGAGCTGTCCGTGCGCGGCCGCAAGAGCGGCAAGATGCAGCGCGTCCCGGTCAACCCGCACACCTACCAGGACGGTCAGTACCTCGTCTCCGCCCGCGGCTACTCGCAGTGGGTGCGCAACATGCGGGTCGCCCACGGCGGGGAGCTGCGCGTGGGCCGCAAGGTACGCGCCTTCACCGCGGTGGAGCTTCCCGACGAGGAGAAGCTCCCGGTCCTGCGGACCTACCTGGAGAAGTGGGGCTGGCAGGTCAAGCAGTACTTCGCGGGCGTCACGGCCGATTCCACGGACGAGGAGATCCTCGCGGTGGCCGCCGACCACCCGGTGTTCCGGATCACCGTCACGAAGTGACCGGCTCCTCCGCGGGGGCGGCCGGGGTGCGGT
Above is a genomic segment from Streptomyces collinus Tu 365 containing:
- a CDS encoding sensor histidine kinase, translated to MEEQRGTTDRWRHGPPWWPRPDDPEPATARTPWRSTALITVFVLAGATFAAHAQPHREPLDVYARVLLLAGAVLLLWRHRHPVAVVFGTATLALVYLAAGYPYGPVLLPVVVACFRAVVAGHRRAAWTALGLLWAGHALVALRLYRVLPPPGDKAATVGQEIVVTTWVLAVVAVCELARVRREQWARERADRAEAARRRADEERLRIARELHDVLAHSISVINVQAGAGLALLDSDPEQARTALTTIKAASKEALGEVRQVLDTLRAPGAAPRAPAPGLDRLPELVEQAAAAGLIVDVRGEPPHLSPGADLAAFRIVQEALTNVVRHSGSRHARVRFADDGALLRLRVDDDGPATGTAAGGSGNGLAGMRERAAALGGTIEAGPRPDGGFRVLAVLPAHPGEDQ
- a CDS encoding nitroreductase/quinone reductase family protein, with the protein product MSSSAPFYVESSPLTVRMNGMVGWLARHGLSLAGNAELSVRGRKSGKMQRVPVNPHTYQDGQYLVSARGYSQWVRNMRVAHGGELRVGRKVRAFTAVELPDEEKLPVLRTYLEKWGWQVKQYFAGVTADSTDEEILAVAADHPVFRITVTK
- a CDS encoding TetR/AcrR family transcriptional regulator translates to MAAGAASPRERYRSQVRAEIKARAWEQIATAGASGLSLNAIAKELGMSGPALYRYFGGRDDLITELVRDAYRSLADTFAAAADAGSGLSGLARAMRRWALEDPQRYFLVYGTPVPGYRAPDDTTATAREIMATLLDVCAAEDPVGAAGDVGTDAADTTKEGAPAQAEALEAHLADHRHWAGDHPAPPHVLRRALAYWTRLHGVLSLELAGHFTGMGFDPEVLFTAEAEGLKGRG
- a CDS encoding response regulator transcription factor; amino-acid sequence: MIRVLLADDQSLVRAGFGALLDAQPDIEVAGEAADGEEAVRLVREQRPDVVLMDIRMPRLDGLAATRRITGDAGLGDVRVVMLTTFELDEYVFEAIRAGASGFLVKDTEPDELLRAVRAVVAGDALLSPGVTRRLIAEFAARSKEPAAADALALLTEREREVMALVGIGLSNEEIARRLVVSPLTAKTHVSRTMVKLGARDRAQLVVLAYESGLVRPGWLG
- a CDS encoding medium chain dehydrogenase/reductase family protein codes for the protein MDGKELLEVVLPGTVEPEGLELRHRAVPTPGPGQIVVRVEATGVSFAEQQMRRGRYYDQPPFPFVPGYDLVGTVLTAGTGVAPGLVGRRIAALVKVGGWASHVLLDAADAVPVPDGTDAAEAETLVVNGITAWQMLHRKARVRDGGTILVHGANGGVGTVLVQLARAAGLKVIGTASTRHHETLRAMGVLPVDYRQDVPALVRELAPGGVDAVFDHLGGRSVTDSWRLLAPGGTLVAYGTALTRDDTGSKQWPVLKILGRVWWWNALPNGRHAYFFNVWAGRALSKDRFRSRLRADLTEVFQALGRGEVTARIAARLPLTEVAEAMRLAESGTVAGKVVLVPEA
- a CDS encoding TetR/AcrR family transcriptional regulator encodes the protein MSTAQGARARARTEVTAAIKDAARRQLAAEGAAKLSLRAVARELGMVSSAVYRYFPSRDDLLTALIIDAYDSLGEAAEAAHAKAGQGADPVRRWTAVCEAVRCWGLGHPHEYALIYGSPVPGYAAPQATVPAAARVGLLLIGIVRDAHQGPGLAALPLPAELRPEGERMAADLAPDLPPEAAVALVAAWAELFGLVGFELFGQFHRVVEDRETFFRHAAVRLAGSVGLARP